The window AGAGGTGGCCGGTCGGAGAATGGCTGGGCAGTCTCCCCTTACCGTTGGCTCCGGGAACAGCGATGGGGTGGTAGCAGCTTTCAACGACATGATCGCCAAGAAACAGCAGAACCTGAAGAGGGCTATCTCTAGGCGAGTGGAATGGATGTTCTCCCAGATCTTGGGGACTGGCAAGATCGAGTATATGGAAGACTCCAATGGGCGGCCTTTCTCCCTCGATTTCGGAGTTCCCGCAGGCAACAAGTTCTCTATATCGGAGAAATGGGATGCTTCGTCCAGTGCTGGCGATCCTATCGTCCAGTTCCCTCAGCTTCAGCGGACCTTCGCTGAGCAAAATGGAGTAAATCCAACCGTGATTCTTGCGGGAAGAGGAGCGGCCGATGCTTTCCGGGGGAACCCCAACGTTAAGAGCTGGCTCAAGAGTGCCGGTGTCCAGATGCTCCAGATCAGCCAGGGTAACAAGGAGGATCTGGTGACCCCGATCGCACAGATTCCTGGGGTGGGGACGATGGTGGAGTATTCAGCTACCTACCCTGCCGACGGGACCGGAGTAGCCACGCCATACATTCCCGAGGACTGCGTTATATTGACCCATCCGTCTCTGTGGGAGATGCATTACGGGGCTATCAGCGACTTTGACCTTGGTGAAAATCCTCTGGCCATGGTCGAGCTGTACAGCAAGATAAAAGTCTCTCCTGATGGCAAGACAAAGAGCCTCTTCGCTGAGTCTCATCCTCTGCCGGTCCTGACCAGCGATACAGGGATAATGGTCGTCAAGGTTATCGGCTAGGGCGATGTACTGCACGGCGGAGGATATCAGGGGGGAGCTGTATCTCCCCTCCATCAAGCAGATGGAGACACGCTTTGGCACAGGGTTTGACGCTTTTCTGGAGGGTCATGCCGTTAAGGCGGAGGACTACATAAACGCTCAACTGGCGGGGCGTTTCCCGGTCCCCTTTCAGACCCCTCCGTACCTTGGAGACCCTAGAAGGAACATACCTGCAAGACCTTACCTCGGCGTCTCAGATCGAGGCATGAGGGTAATTGTGGCGATGATAAACCAGGCAGAAAGAGCTGGTAAGTGATGATCTTTGGGGCGATGGAGTACCTTACCCAAGGGATAGAGGCAGTGCCGGGGCTTTCGGATTTTGTCAAAGACAAGACCGGGAGCCCTCTTTTTGTGACGTCCAACGCCAGGGCGGCGACGGCTCCCTGTGCCCTGATCTCGGCATCTAGCTGTAAGTACGCTGTTAACATGGGCAGAGGCACTGCGGAGTTCCTGGTCGCCTTTGTCCTGCCTCTTTTCGACGACGACGCCAGGGGAACCGCTCTGGAGTTCGCCGACTTGGTTGGCACTCAGCTTTACTTTTCCGCAGGACGTGGAGCCCATGGGCACAGGATCACCAGCGTGACTATGGTTGGAATGGAAGAAGACCCGGAGAGACAAGGCTTGTGGATAGTTACTTTCTCCGTGGCGATTGATAGGTAGGAAGGAGAATAAGAATGGCAAACGTAAAGAACGTAAACGATATTCTGATAGGGACAGGGAAAGTCTTCCTCAATGGCTTCCGATGGCTGTCAAGACACATAGTGCTTTCCGCTGGCTTCAATCGGTTGCTCGGAGATGGTCGATCGGCACCAGGACGCCCGTCTTCTTTTACATCGCCTCCTAGGGTCCAACGCTGATAGGTCCTGATGTTGATTTCTAAAACCTGACAGGCCCTGAAGAGACGAGCTCCGTTGGTATGGGCTTCTTTGATCAGCTCAACTGCTTTACGGCGATCCGAGGCCCTGATCATTCTTCCTCTTCGTCCCCCCAGATCGCCTGGGCTTTTTTTCTGAATACCAGAAGGGCTGCCGCTTCTGCCAAAGCCTTTTCCTTGCGACGGAGCTCCTTTTCAAGCTCCTGGTACTTTTTCTTCGATACACCGGCCTCTTGTTGGCTTTTATCGTAACCAATCGCCTGTCCTACCGCGGCCTTGATACAGGCGTTACGCCATGCCTTGATGTCCTCCGGGTATAGGCCTTTAGAACGACAATATTCGCTACGCTCAGACTCGTTGAGACCGTATGTCTCCAATACGATCTGGAGCCTATCCTCCCCATTCC is drawn from Dethiosulfovibrio salsuginis and contains these coding sequences:
- a CDS encoding major capsid protein; the protein is MDPLDLYTPATLTHSINRIKPENLYLTKVLGQGTSIKAPTEAAMFDLEHGRRDMAPMGHNGDPAAKVDLAEGYKTYTVTPPQIFLEDKIKASEVAGRRMAGQSPLTVGSGNSDGVVAAFNDMIAKKQQNLKRAISRRVEWMFSQILGTGKIEYMEDSNGRPFSLDFGVPAGNKFSISEKWDASSSAGDPIVQFPQLQRTFAEQNGVNPTVILAGRGAADAFRGNPNVKSWLKSAGVQMLQISQGNKEDLVTPIAQIPGVGTMVEYSATYPADGTGVATPYIPEDCVILTHPSLWEMHYGAISDFDLGENPLAMVELYSKIKVSPDGKTKSLFAESHPLPVLTSDTGIMVVKVIG
- a CDS encoding transposase — its product is MIRYSQEFKESAIRKILPPENRSISELSEETGVTKTTLRKWKKEAQVVGAAAPCNEAQISRWNGEDRLQIVLETYGLNESERSEYCRSKGLYPEDIKAWRNACIKAAVGQAIGYDKSQQEAGVSKKKYQELEKELRRKEKALAEAAALLVFRKKAQAIWGDEEEE